One Lacunisphaera limnophila DNA window includes the following coding sequences:
- a CDS encoding glycoside hydrolase family 5 protein, with translation MTKPRRSFLLAPLTAALLLAGCTSATPPPPPTPAAPAAAGVVSTHGRLQVAGNRIVGAHGRPVSLAGVSFGWSQWEAARFYNAGTVNWLKQDWNASIVRAALGLHQEPGSYLQAPAANRARVIAVADAAIAADLYVLIDWHDHHAHERTDLAVAFFTDMARRYGHQPHVIYEIYNEPLNTASWSRDVKPYAEKVIAAIRTIDPDNLIVVGTPAWAQDVDVAAADPIKDPNVAYTLHFYAGTHKAGLRAKARKALDLGAALFVTEWGTCNADGAGPVDEASVREWFDFMRENQLSHCNWGIYDKRETAAIIHPGATAQGGWKDADLTPSGRYARDLIRAWGK, from the coding sequence ATGACCAAACCCCGCCGCTCCTTCCTGCTGGCCCCGCTCACCGCCGCCCTCCTCCTGGCCGGCTGCACCAGCGCCACCCCACCCCCGCCGCCGACGCCCGCCGCCCCCGCCGCCGCGGGCGTCGTCAGCACCCACGGCCGCCTCCAGGTGGCCGGCAACCGCATCGTCGGCGCCCACGGCCGCCCCGTCTCGCTCGCCGGCGTCAGCTTCGGCTGGAGCCAGTGGGAAGCCGCCCGCTTCTACAACGCCGGCACCGTCAACTGGCTCAAGCAGGACTGGAATGCCTCGATCGTCCGCGCCGCCCTCGGCCTGCATCAGGAACCGGGCAGCTACCTGCAGGCCCCCGCCGCCAACCGCGCCCGCGTCATCGCCGTGGCCGACGCCGCCATCGCCGCCGACCTCTACGTGCTCATCGACTGGCACGACCACCACGCCCACGAACGCACCGACCTCGCCGTGGCCTTCTTCACCGACATGGCCCGCCGCTACGGCCACCAGCCCCACGTCATCTACGAGATCTACAACGAACCCCTCAACACCGCCTCCTGGTCCCGCGACGTGAAGCCCTACGCCGAAAAGGTCATCGCCGCCATCCGGACCATCGATCCCGACAACCTCATCGTCGTGGGCACCCCGGCCTGGGCGCAGGATGTCGACGTCGCCGCCGCCGACCCGATCAAGGATCCCAACGTCGCCTACACGCTCCATTTCTACGCCGGCACCCACAAGGCCGGGCTCCGCGCCAAGGCCCGCAAGGCCCTGGATCTCGGCGCCGCGCTCTTCGTCACCGAATGGGGCACCTGCAACGCCGACGGCGCCGGCCCGGTGGACGAGGCGTCTGTCCGCGAGTGGTTCGACTTCATGCGCGAAAACCAGCTCAGCCACTGCAACTGGGGGATCTACGACAAGCGCGAGACCGCCGCGATCATCCATCCCGGCGCCACCGCCCAAGGTGGCTGGAAGGATGCCGACCTCACCCCCTCCGGCCGCTACGCCCGCGACCTGATCCGAGCCTGGGGCAAGTAA
- a CDS encoding DEAD/DEAH box helicase, whose protein sequence is MLADEMGLGKTLQALALLAAVKVERVAPNALGGAPAARASGRPALLASISRRENRGPTPAGQQAGTVHLVVCPASLVENWRREALRFAPDLRVFVHHGTRRLAGKDFPSYDLILTSYGTLARDTVLFESVAFDLILADEAQHLKNRRTQAAQSLRALRGRGRFLLTGTPLENSLDDLRSLFEFLMPGFLAKVPPGLKREERSWHDAQLRTQTAPYILRRTKLAVAPELPAKIEQTLWCEPTAAQAALYRRIQEDSERELIDLAARGSSENNLRFAVLTQLLRLRQVCCDPRLVPQNCRAGSPNPASNPTPSSPQAVSRAAAPPPYADSAKLDAFRELLAESIDEGHRMLVFSQFTSLLGLLREELDGQDVPYCYLDGSLTPKARQAAVDRFQNDASVPVFLISLKAGGTGLNLTGADIVVHFDPWWNPAAEAQATDRAHRIGQSRVVTSYKLICTGTVEEKVVALQDAKRALLADVFEASDAAAAKLSLTDLRDLLRAGT, encoded by the coding sequence ATCCTCGCCGACGAGATGGGCCTCGGCAAAACCCTCCAGGCCCTCGCCCTGTTGGCCGCCGTCAAGGTGGAGCGCGTTGCCCCCAACGCGCTGGGCGGCGCTCCCGCCGCCCGTGCATCCGGCCGGCCCGCCCTCTTGGCCTCGATTTCGCGCCGCGAGAATCGTGGACCAACCCCGGCCGGCCAGCAGGCCGGAACGGTGCACCTCGTCGTCTGCCCCGCCTCCCTCGTCGAAAACTGGCGCCGCGAGGCCCTCCGCTTCGCGCCGGATCTCCGGGTCTTCGTCCACCACGGCACCCGCCGCCTCGCCGGCAAGGACTTCCCGTCCTACGATCTCATCCTTACCTCTTACGGCACGCTCGCGCGCGACACCGTCCTCTTCGAGTCCGTCGCGTTCGACCTCATCCTCGCCGACGAGGCCCAGCACCTGAAGAACCGCCGCACCCAGGCCGCCCAGTCGCTCCGCGCCCTCCGCGGCCGCGGCCGGTTCCTGCTCACCGGCACGCCGCTCGAGAATTCCCTCGACGACCTGCGCTCGCTCTTCGAATTCCTCATGCCCGGCTTCCTCGCCAAGGTGCCACCCGGCCTCAAGCGCGAGGAACGCTCCTGGCACGACGCCCAACTCCGCACCCAGACCGCCCCCTACATTCTGCGCCGCACCAAGCTCGCCGTCGCCCCCGAGCTGCCCGCCAAGATCGAGCAGACGCTCTGGTGCGAACCCACCGCCGCCCAGGCCGCCCTCTACCGCCGGATCCAGGAGGACAGCGAACGCGAGCTCATCGACCTCGCCGCCCGCGGCTCCTCCGAAAACAACCTGCGCTTCGCCGTCCTCACCCAGCTCCTCCGCCTCCGCCAGGTCTGCTGCGACCCGCGCCTGGTGCCTCAAAATTGTAGGGCGGGGTCGCCGAACCCCGCCTCGAACCCGACGCCATCCTCGCCGCAGGCGGTATCCCGAGCTGCCGCCCCACCGCCCTACGCCGACTCCGCCAAACTCGACGCTTTCCGCGAACTCCTCGCCGAGAGCATCGACGAGGGCCACCGCATGCTCGTCTTTTCCCAGTTCACCTCGCTGCTCGGCCTCCTCCGCGAGGAACTCGACGGGCAGGACGTCCCCTACTGCTACCTCGACGGCTCCCTCACGCCCAAGGCCCGCCAGGCCGCCGTGGACCGGTTTCAAAACGACGCCTCCGTCCCCGTCTTCCTCATCTCCCTCAAGGCCGGCGGCACCGGGCTCAACCTCACCGGTGCCGACATCGTCGTGCACTTCGACCCGTGGTGGAATCCCGCCGCCGAGGCCCAGGCCACCGACCGCGCCCACCGCATCGGCCAGTCCCGCGTCGTCACCAGCTACAAGCTCATCTGCACCGGCACCGTCGAGGAAAAGGTCGTCGCGCTCCAGGACGCCAAGCGCGCCTTGCTCGCGGACGTCTTCGAGGCCAGCGATGCCGCGGCCGCGAAACTCAGCCTCACCGACCTGCGCGACCTGCTGCGCGCCGGCACGTGA
- a CDS encoding HDOD domain-containing protein has protein sequence MQSAQIASLPEIVKLLRTLTGNSQQVSVVELAEVIQSDPLIVAKVVGAANAFAYNPNGVKVTSVHQAIHVIGYDRIRTLAMSLMLAEQVSRSNSPDEQREYAAQSLMAGCLAQALAAGRATLDKEQAFLCASLRNFGQIVLTSCMGEEFRQLRREAGGEPDDAAYRRIFGMTPLELGHQLLDAANLPEDILTTLKAMPPETFAVLESKPDDQMRALTAFAGELSALTTDPRSDPADFAAKSLELARRYEHALPRLHEEIHHVMDVAKEQLDEFVSVFRLKSLPVRIMTRMTKCRNAVDPNRPPEVVPPAVAAVVVAAPPPPAAKVPAVPAAQADGMPAPAANLAAVDWAGSLNQLTDLLRQPGMSRLRMHEALLETVQRGFGAHMCLLFAGEAANRAFPLVHGRGDLYQVLQGRSGLQVVIGERTVLGVCLARNENIIIHHAREEKIMAYLPDWLKTQDGLGAFVLLPLSDGAQVRGVLVAGWAETRQIVLPQECVRSIRIMLAMVCRLGVRLAA, from the coding sequence ATGCAATCGGCGCAAATCGCGTCGTTGCCCGAGATCGTGAAACTCCTGCGCACGCTCACCGGCAATTCGCAGCAGGTTTCCGTCGTCGAGCTGGCCGAGGTCATCCAGAGCGACCCGCTGATCGTGGCGAAGGTGGTCGGGGCGGCCAACGCCTTCGCGTACAATCCGAATGGCGTGAAGGTGACCTCCGTGCACCAGGCGATCCATGTGATCGGCTATGACCGGATCCGCACGCTGGCAATGTCGCTGATGCTGGCGGAGCAGGTGTCGCGGAGCAATTCGCCGGACGAGCAGCGCGAGTATGCGGCGCAGTCGCTGATGGCGGGCTGCCTGGCGCAGGCGCTGGCCGCGGGTCGGGCGACGCTGGACAAGGAGCAGGCGTTCCTGTGCGCCTCGCTGAGGAATTTCGGCCAGATTGTGCTGACCTCGTGCATGGGTGAGGAATTCCGCCAGCTGCGGCGCGAGGCGGGGGGCGAGCCGGACGATGCGGCGTACCGCCGGATCTTCGGCATGACCCCACTGGAGCTGGGACACCAGCTGCTCGATGCGGCCAACCTGCCCGAGGATATCCTCACGACCCTCAAGGCGATGCCACCCGAGACCTTTGCGGTGCTGGAGAGCAAGCCCGACGACCAGATGCGCGCGCTCACGGCGTTTGCCGGCGAGCTGTCGGCGCTGACCACCGATCCGCGAAGCGACCCGGCGGACTTTGCCGCGAAGTCGCTGGAACTGGCCCGGCGCTACGAGCACGCACTGCCGCGGCTGCATGAGGAAATTCATCACGTGATGGACGTCGCCAAGGAGCAATTGGACGAATTTGTGAGCGTGTTCCGCCTGAAGAGCCTGCCGGTGCGCATCATGACCCGCATGACCAAATGCCGGAACGCGGTTGATCCGAACCGGCCGCCGGAGGTCGTGCCGCCGGCCGTCGCGGCCGTCGTGGTCGCCGCGCCGCCGCCGCCCGCCGCGAAGGTCCCCGCGGTTCCCGCCGCCCAGGCGGACGGGATGCCGGCGCCGGCCGCGAATCTGGCGGCGGTCGACTGGGCCGGCAGCCTAAATCAGCTGACCGACCTGCTGCGGCAGCCCGGGATGTCTCGCCTCCGCATGCATGAGGCCTTGTTGGAGACGGTTCAGCGGGGTTTCGGCGCACACATGTGCCTGTTGTTCGCCGGGGAGGCGGCCAACCGCGCGTTTCCCTTGGTGCATGGCCGGGGTGACCTGTACCAAGTGCTGCAGGGTCGTTCCGGCCTGCAGGTGGTCATCGGGGAACGCACCGTCCTGGGGGTGTGCTTGGCCCGGAACGAGAACATCATCATCCACCACGCCCGCGAGGAAAAGATCATGGCTTACCTGCCGGACTGGTTGAAGACGCAGGACGGACTGGGGGCGTTTGTTTTGCTGCCCCTGAGTGATGGCGCGCAGGTGCGCGGGGTGCTGGTCGCGGGATGGGCGGAGACGCGGCAGATCGTGTTGCCGCAGGAATGCGTCCGCTCGATCCGCATCATGCTGGCGATGGTCTGCCGCCTCGGGGTGCGGCTCGCGGCCTGA